Proteins encoded by one window of Mus musculus strain C57BL/6J chromosome 10, GRCm38.p6 C57BL/6J:
- the Arid3a gene encoding AT-rich interactive domain-containing protein 3A isoform a (isoform a is encoded by transcript variant 1), with translation MKLQAVMETLIQRQQRARQELEARQAPPPPPPEPTGVRARTTMTDEDREPENARMHRTQMAALAAMRAAAAGLGHPSSPGGSEDGPPISGDEDTAREGTLSSPALHGSVLEGAGHAEGDRHLMDVGSDDDDTKSKWEEQELEELGEEEEEEEEEDDFEEEEEEEEGLGPPESASLGTAGLFTRKAPPAQAFRGDGGPRMLSGPERLGPGPAHPSHMASQMPPPDHGDWTFEEQFKQLYELDADPKRKEFLDDLFSFMQKRGTPVNRIPIMAKQVLDLFMLYVLVTEKGGLVEVINKKLWREITKGLNLPTSITSAAFTLRTQYMKYLYPYECERRGLSSPNELQAAIDSNRREGRRQSFGGSLFAYSPSGAHSMLPSPKLPVTPLGLAASTNGSSITPAPKIKKEEDSAIPITVPGRLPVSLAGHPVVAAQAAAVQAAAAQAAVAAQAAALEQLREKLESTEPPEKKMALVADEQQRLMQRAVQQSFLAMTAQLPMNIRINSQASESRQDSAVSLTSANGSNSISMSVEMNGIVYTGVLFAQPPPPTAPSAPGKGGVSSIGTNTTTGSRTGASGSTVSGGQVGLPGVSTPTMSSTSNNSLP, from the exons ATGAAGCTGCAGGCTGTGATGGAGACTCTCATTCAGAGGCAGCAGCGTGCCCGGCAGGAACTGGAGGCTCGGCAGgctccaccacccccaccacctgaGCCCACTGGAGTCCGGGCACGGACCACCATGACAGATGAGGACAGGGAGCCTGAGAATGCCCGGATGCATAGGACTCAGATGGCCGCACTGGCTGCCATGCGAGCTGCTGCTGCCGGCTTGGGACATCCGTCCTCTCCCGGGGGCTCTGAGGATGGGCCTCCCATCTCTGGGGATGAAGACACAGCCCGGGAAGGGACTCTGAGTTCACCTGCCCTGCATGGAAGTGTCCTGGAGGGAGCAGGACACGCTGAGGGAGATAGGCATTTGATGGACGTGGGCTCTGATGATGATGACAC GAAGTCCAAGTGGGAAGAGCAAGAGCTGGAAGaactgggggaggaggaagaggaggaggaagaggaagatgactttgaagaagaggaggaggaagaagaaggcctGGGCCCCCCAGAGTCTGCCAGCCTGGGCACTGCAGGCCTGTTCACCCGCAAGGCCCCGCCCGCCCAGGCTTTCCGTGGAGACGGTGGTCCCAGGATGCTGAGTGGCCCTGAGCGTCTGGGACCTGGCCCAGCCCACCCCAGTCATATGGCATCCCAGATGCCACCACCGGACCATGGGGACTGGACCTTTGAGGAGCAGTTCAAACAG CTCTATGAACTGGATGCGGACCCCAAGAGGAAAGAGTTCCTGGATGACCTTTTCAGCTTCATGCAGAAGCGGG GCACTCCAGTGAACCGGATCCCCATCATGGCGAAGCAGGTCCTCGACCTGTTCATGTTGTATGTGCTGGTGACCGAGAAGGGCGGCCTGGTAGAGGTTATCAACAAGAAACTGTGGAGGGAGATCACCAAGGGGCTCAACCTGCCTACCTCCATCACCAGTGCTGCCTTCACACTTCGGACACA GTACATGAAGTATCTTTACCCCTATGAGTGTGAGAGGCGAGGCCTGAGCAGCCCCAACGAGCTCCAGGCCGCCATAGACAGCAATCGCAGGGAGGGCAGGCGCCAGAGCTTCGGTGGCTCACTCTTTGCCTACTCACCCAGTGGAGCCCACAGCATGCTGCCCTCACCCAAGCTACCGGTGACTCCCCTGGGCCTCGCTGCCAGCACCAATGGCAGTTCCATCACCCCAGCGCCCAAGATCAAGAAAG AGGAAGACTCGGCCATCCCCATCACAGTCCCAGGCCGCCTACCTGTATCTTTGGCAGGCCACCCTGTTGTCGCAGCCCAGGCTGCGGCGGTGCAAGCTGCGGCAGCCCAAGCAGCCGTTGCGGCCCAGGCAGCCGCCCTGGAGCAACTCCGGGAGAAGCTGGAATCCACAGAGCCTCCAGAAAAGAAGATGGCCCTAGTGGCCGATGAGCAACAGCGACTCATGCAGCGAGCTGTGCAGCAGAGCTTCCTGGCCATGACAGCCCAGCTGCCCATGAACATCCGCATCAACAGCCAAG CCTCTGAGAGCCGCCAGGACTCAGCCGTGAGTCTCACCAGTGCCAACGGGAGCAACAGTATTAGCATGTCCGTGGAGATGAATGGTATTGTATACACAG GTGTGTTGTTCGCTCAGCCACCACCTCCTACAGCACCTTCCGCCCCCGGCAAAGGGGGCGTCAGCAGCATCGGTACCAACACCACCACGGGCAGCCGGACAGGAGCCAGTGGCAGCACTGTCAGCGGCGGCCAGGTGGGGCTGCCGGGGGTGTCTACACCCACCATGTCTTCTACCTCAAACAACTCCTTGCCTTAA
- the Arid3a gene encoding AT-rich interactive domain-containing protein 3A isoform b (isoform b is encoded by transcript variant 3): protein MKLQAVMETLIQRQQRARQELEARQAPPPPPPEPTGVRARTTMTDEDREPENARMHRTQMAALAAMRAAAAGLGHPSSPGGSEDGPPISGDEDTAREGTLSSPALHGSVLEGAGHAEGDRHLMDVGSDDDDTKSKWEEQELEELGEEEEEEEEEDDFEEEEEEEEGLGPPESASLGTAGLFTRKAPPAQAFRGDGGPRMLSGPERLGPGPAHPSHMASQMPPPDHGDWTFEEQFKQLYELDADPKRKEFLDDLFSFMQKRGTPVNRIPIMAKQVLDLFMLYVLVTEKGGLVEVINKKLWREITKGLNLPTSITSAAFTLRTQYMKYLYPYECERRGLSSPNELQAAIDSNRREGRRQSFGGSLFAYSPSGAHSMLPSPKLPVTPLGLAASTNGSSITPAPKIKKDSAIPITVPGRLPVSLAGHPVVAAQAAAVQAAAAQAAVAAQAAALEQLREKLESTEPPEKKMALVADEQQRLMQRAVQQSFLAMTAQLPMNIRINSQASESRQDSAVSLTSANGSNSISMSVEMNGIVYTGVLFAQPPPPTAPSAPGKGGVSSIGTNTTTGSRTGASGSTVSGGQVGLPGVSTPTMSSTSNNSLP from the exons ATGAAGCTGCAGGCTGTGATGGAGACTCTCATTCAGAGGCAGCAGCGTGCCCGGCAGGAACTGGAGGCTCGGCAGgctccaccacccccaccacctgaGCCCACTGGAGTCCGGGCACGGACCACCATGACAGATGAGGACAGGGAGCCTGAGAATGCCCGGATGCATAGGACTCAGATGGCCGCACTGGCTGCCATGCGAGCTGCTGCTGCCGGCTTGGGACATCCGTCCTCTCCCGGGGGCTCTGAGGATGGGCCTCCCATCTCTGGGGATGAAGACACAGCCCGGGAAGGGACTCTGAGTTCACCTGCCCTGCATGGAAGTGTCCTGGAGGGAGCAGGACACGCTGAGGGAGATAGGCATTTGATGGACGTGGGCTCTGATGATGATGACAC GAAGTCCAAGTGGGAAGAGCAAGAGCTGGAAGaactgggggaggaggaagaggaggaggaagaggaagatgactttgaagaagaggaggaggaagaagaaggcctGGGCCCCCCAGAGTCTGCCAGCCTGGGCACTGCAGGCCTGTTCACCCGCAAGGCCCCGCCCGCCCAGGCTTTCCGTGGAGACGGTGGTCCCAGGATGCTGAGTGGCCCTGAGCGTCTGGGACCTGGCCCAGCCCACCCCAGTCATATGGCATCCCAGATGCCACCACCGGACCATGGGGACTGGACCTTTGAGGAGCAGTTCAAACAG CTCTATGAACTGGATGCGGACCCCAAGAGGAAAGAGTTCCTGGATGACCTTTTCAGCTTCATGCAGAAGCGGG GCACTCCAGTGAACCGGATCCCCATCATGGCGAAGCAGGTCCTCGACCTGTTCATGTTGTATGTGCTGGTGACCGAGAAGGGCGGCCTGGTAGAGGTTATCAACAAGAAACTGTGGAGGGAGATCACCAAGGGGCTCAACCTGCCTACCTCCATCACCAGTGCTGCCTTCACACTTCGGACACA GTACATGAAGTATCTTTACCCCTATGAGTGTGAGAGGCGAGGCCTGAGCAGCCCCAACGAGCTCCAGGCCGCCATAGACAGCAATCGCAGGGAGGGCAGGCGCCAGAGCTTCGGTGGCTCACTCTTTGCCTACTCACCCAGTGGAGCCCACAGCATGCTGCCCTCACCCAAGCTACCGGTGACTCCCCTGGGCCTCGCTGCCAGCACCAATGGCAGTTCCATCACCCCAGCGCCCAAGATCAAGAAAG ACTCGGCCATCCCCATCACAGTCCCAGGCCGCCTACCTGTATCTTTGGCAGGCCACCCTGTTGTCGCAGCCCAGGCTGCGGCGGTGCAAGCTGCGGCAGCCCAAGCAGCCGTTGCGGCCCAGGCAGCCGCCCTGGAGCAACTCCGGGAGAAGCTGGAATCCACAGAGCCTCCAGAAAAGAAGATGGCCCTAGTGGCCGATGAGCAACAGCGACTCATGCAGCGAGCTGTGCAGCAGAGCTTCCTGGCCATGACAGCCCAGCTGCCCATGAACATCCGCATCAACAGCCAAG CCTCTGAGAGCCGCCAGGACTCAGCCGTGAGTCTCACCAGTGCCAACGGGAGCAACAGTATTAGCATGTCCGTGGAGATGAATGGTATTGTATACACAG GTGTGTTGTTCGCTCAGCCACCACCTCCTACAGCACCTTCCGCCCCCGGCAAAGGGGGCGTCAGCAGCATCGGTACCAACACCACCACGGGCAGCCGGACAGGAGCCAGTGGCAGCACTGTCAGCGGCGGCCAGGTGGGGCTGCCGGGGGTGTCTACACCCACCATGTCTTCTACCTCAAACAACTCCTTGCCTTAA